The Synergistaceae bacterium genome includes a region encoding these proteins:
- a CDS encoding DUF4968 domain-containing protein, translated as MLVKKFISLEKTNNGYIIHADNADILLIFMTDDVIRVRVSFEKKFVERSYALINTAWPDELDNLFAGERTRINALDISCQENEKNLTFETRTLRLVMNKSPLNFSLYNHENICIYRDLPERAFERDQLGRLSHYSCMDREKDFFYGFGEKTGHLDKKFRRLRMSPKDAIGHDPENGDPMYKHIPFYIRVNQDNLHALGLFYNNSYDCVFDLGQEISGYWERYNYYQTDGGDIDLFLINGPDMKKVIERYTWLTGRTILPTKQSLGYCASTMYYAELEENCDQEIYRVIDKHLREKIYIDNFWLASGYSSGEKDNLRYTFNWNYKRFPNPEEFFARMNVLGINVICNLKPGVLKNHPYASFYEKNNAFIKTPDGKSDYYGRWWGGEGRFIDFTSQKGRDSWRELLEKNILRKGTKTVWNDNCEMDGIEDREAFCDNNSLGGTMAELKIIHSNMMAFTAIQAIKNVYPNERPYVINRAGFAGIQRYAQVWGGDNLTDWRTLKFNIATIIGMGLSGCANMGCDIGGFAGGAPESELLLRWIQNGIFQPRFTLNSANNDNTVTQPFMYEENLNLIREAFALRYRMLPYLYSLMYEASINGLPAMRPLFLEFPDDINTYYDKNLTFMFGRALLVANVIEKGARTRKIYLPSGCNWYDINNNLKSYSGGQVIEIPVDDSSIPVFMRGNAIFCTSNDIKRINFDTLKNLDFLISCDDDSEFIFYDDDGHTENYKRGGYSRVKISVKAGKRKIINFTTEGSYQSTIERINLRVISKEKGAYWVSVDDKKISRFLVRDEWENAREGWYYDMSERAICVKCSWPVKQIIISTEKFDLIGMGDE; from the coding sequence ATGCTCGTAAAAAAATTTATCTCACTTGAGAAAACAAATAACGGCTATATCATTCACGCCGATAACGCTGATATTCTGCTAATTTTTATGACCGATGACGTTATAAGAGTCCGCGTTTCATTCGAGAAAAAATTTGTTGAACGTTCTTACGCGTTAATAAATACTGCTTGGCCTGATGAACTCGATAATTTATTTGCAGGTGAGCGCACAAGAATTAACGCACTTGATATTTCCTGCCAGGAGAACGAGAAAAATTTAACATTTGAGACTCGGACTCTAAGACTCGTGATGAACAAATCGCCGCTTAATTTCTCGTTGTACAATCATGAAAATATCTGCATTTATCGCGACTTGCCCGAACGAGCTTTTGAACGCGACCAATTAGGAAGATTGAGTCATTATTCCTGCATGGACAGAGAAAAAGATTTCTTTTACGGATTCGGCGAGAAAACCGGACACCTTGACAAAAAATTTAGGCGTCTGCGAATGTCCCCTAAAGACGCTATCGGCCATGACCCCGAAAACGGCGACCCGATGTATAAGCACATACCATTTTATATAAGAGTCAATCAAGACAATTTGCACGCGCTCGGACTCTTCTATAATAATTCTTATGACTGCGTGTTTGACTTGGGTCAAGAAATTTCCGGCTACTGGGAACGTTATAATTATTACCAGACTGACGGCGGAGACATTGATTTATTCCTGATTAACGGCCCCGACATGAAAAAAGTTATTGAGCGTTATACGTGGCTGACAGGGCGTACGATTCTCCCGACAAAGCAGTCATTAGGTTATTGCGCGTCAACGATGTATTATGCTGAACTCGAAGAAAACTGCGACCAAGAAATTTATCGAGTCATTGATAAACATTTGCGCGAAAAAATTTATATTGATAATTTCTGGCTTGCGTCGGGATATTCAAGCGGCGAGAAAGATAATTTGCGCTACACATTTAATTGGAATTATAAACGTTTTCCGAACCCTGAAGAATTTTTTGCGCGTATGAATGTACTCGGAATTAACGTAATCTGCAACCTAAAGCCGGGAGTCCTCAAGAATCACCCGTATGCAAGTTTTTACGAGAAAAATAACGCGTTCATAAAGACTCCTGACGGCAAAAGCGATTATTACGGGCGCTGGTGGGGCGGTGAAGGTAGATTTATAGATTTCACGAGTCAGAAAGGGCGCGACTCATGGCGTGAACTCCTAGAGAAAAATATTTTGCGCAAGGGTACAAAAACTGTTTGGAACGATAATTGCGAGATGGACGGCATAGAAGACCGCGAGGCATTTTGCGACAATAACTCACTGGGCGGGACAATGGCCGAACTCAAAATTATTCACTCTAACATGATGGCATTCACGGCGATTCAGGCAATTAAAAACGTTTACCCTAATGAACGCCCGTATGTAATTAACCGCGCAGGTTTTGCAGGGATTCAACGTTATGCACAAGTCTGGGGCGGCGATAATTTAACTGACTGGCGCACATTGAAATTTAATATTGCAACAATTATCGGAATGGGTTTATCAGGCTGTGCAAATATGGGCTGCGACATTGGCGGCTTTGCTGGCGGTGCTCCTGAGTCAGAATTATTATTGCGCTGGATTCAAAATGGTATATTTCAGCCGAGATTTACTCTTAATTCAGCAAATAACGACAACACAGTAACACAACCCTTCATGTATGAGGAAAATTTAAATTTGATCCGTGAAGCCTTTGCATTACGTTATAGAATGCTCCCTTATTTGTATTCACTCATGTATGAAGCAAGCATTAACGGACTTCCCGCAATGAGACCGCTATTTCTTGAATTTCCTGATGACATTAACACTTACTACGACAAAAATTTAACGTTCATGTTCGGACGTGCTTTATTAGTCGCTAACGTAATCGAGAAGGGCGCAAGGACTCGAAAAATTTATTTGCCGTCTGGTTGTAACTGGTACGACATAAATAATAATCTCAAATCTTATAGCGGCGGTCAAGTGATAGAGATTCCCGTTGATGATTCAAGCATTCCGGTTTTCATGAGGGGCAACGCAATTTTTTGCACAAGCAATGACATCAAGCGCATAAATTTTGACACGCTGAAAAATTTAGATTTCCTGATTTCCTGCGATGATGACAGCGAATTTATTTTTTACGACGACGACGGCCACACAGAAAATTACAAAAGGGGCGGTTATTCACGCGTAAAAATTTCCGTCAAAGCAGGCAAACGCAAAATTATAAATTTCACGACCGAAGGCAGCTATCAATCAACTATCGAACGCATAAATTTACGAGTCATCAGCAAAGAAAAAGGCGCGTACTGGGTCAGTGTTGACGATAAAAAAATTTCGCGGTTCCTTGTCCGTGATGAATGGGAAAATGCGCGCGAAGGCTGGTATTATGATATGTCAGAACGTGCAATCTGCGTTAAATGTTCATGGCCGGTCAAGCAAATTATTATCTCGACAGAAAAATTTGACTTAATCGGAATGGGCGACGAGTAA
- a CDS encoding cache domain-containing protein, with amino-acid sequence MKKYARKRHMSLRTMMIIFALAPLISAVVIIALVNSGIVVNTLKSSTKESLILAAKALREYYEYDLKNNINMDGDFCEYDPEYIDVMKQTGFDFTLFKGNIRFMTTIRDSNGKRIEGTPASAAVWSAVSAGEDYYSDNVKINGLVYHVYYMPLSNGRKIVGMTFTGKPATQIRAASMSIYIMIFAVSAAMIIIYSIIALIVAKKVADPLKEVASEIEKLSDGDLDTQILLDSRINETAQLLDSAEKLEHVLNDSIGRILDSASELTETVTSTESLAENSSFAANQISQTMKSLSESTFQMVKSVHDISENISDMEKIISQAVSNVNNLSEISSQMNDANKTAGQCITEAADSSVKSYKAIEVIAGKIKATNQAIMNIGEKIGMITSIASQTNLLSLNAGIEAARAGEAGKGFGVVAAEIKKLAEESNEAAESINDTVEEIKQLSGECVAQAQEVEELINEERGILSTTQEKFNLLDKEIASSLVEISSVSDITTRLDSIRQTISNAVNELASVSEQTSAADEQATASIAEIAENVKEIFNETKTIDELSHELKDAASYFKL; translated from the coding sequence ATGAAGAAATATGCTAGAAAACGTCATATGAGTTTGCGTACAATGATGATAATTTTTGCGCTTGCTCCGTTAATAAGCGCGGTTGTTATTATTGCTCTCGTAAATTCTGGAATCGTTGTCAACACTCTCAAGTCAAGCACAAAAGAGTCTCTAATTCTTGCGGCTAAGGCTCTTCGCGAATACTATGAGTACGACCTCAAGAATAATATAAACATGGACGGCGATTTTTGCGAGTATGACCCTGAATATATTGACGTAATGAAGCAAACCGGCTTTGATTTTACGTTGTTCAAGGGCAATATACGATTTATGACAACGATTAGAGACTCTAACGGCAAAAGAATCGAGGGGACTCCTGCGTCTGCTGCTGTCTGGAGTGCTGTAAGTGCCGGAGAAGATTATTACTCCGACAACGTGAAAATTAACGGCCTTGTCTATCACGTTTATTATATGCCGCTCTCAAATGGCCGCAAAATAGTGGGAATGACTTTCACCGGCAAACCTGCAACACAAATTAGAGCCGCCTCAATGAGCATTTATATAATGATATTCGCTGTAAGTGCTGCAATGATAATTATTTATTCGATTATTGCGCTTATCGTGGCGAAAAAAGTTGCTGACCCCTTGAAAGAAGTTGCGTCAGAAATCGAGAAGTTATCAGACGGAGATCTTGACACACAAATTTTGCTCGACAGCAGAATCAACGAGACCGCACAATTATTAGACTCTGCTGAAAAACTCGAACACGTGTTAAATGACTCAATCGGCAGAATATTAGACTCAGCGTCCGAACTCACAGAGACAGTAACGTCTACTGAATCACTTGCGGAAAATTCATCATTCGCTGCAAATCAAATCTCACAAACAATGAAGTCATTATCTGAGTCAACATTTCAAATGGTCAAGAGCGTTCATGACATCAGCGAAAATATTTCTGACATGGAAAAAATTATCTCGCAGGCAGTCTCGAACGTGAATAATCTTAGCGAAATTTCTTCACAAATGAATGACGCTAACAAAACCGCCGGACAATGCATAACTGAAGCCGCCGACTCGTCCGTGAAATCTTATAAAGCCATTGAAGTAATAGCAGGCAAAATTAAAGCAACGAATCAAGCTATTATGAACATCGGCGAGAAAATCGGCATGATAACATCAATTGCATCACAGACGAATTTATTATCACTCAACGCAGGAATCGAAGCAGCCCGCGCAGGTGAGGCAGGAAAAGGTTTCGGGGTCGTCGCAGCAGAAATTAAGAAACTCGCAGAAGAATCAAACGAGGCAGCAGAGTCAATTAATGACACTGTCGAAGAAATAAAGCAGCTTTCCGGTGAATGTGTTGCGCAAGCTCAAGAAGTAGAAGAATTAATCAACGAGGAACGCGGCATTTTGTCAACGACTCAGGAAAAATTTAATCTGCTCGATAAAGAAATTGCGTCATCCCTCGTAGAAATTTCTTCAGTCTCCGACATAACAACGAGATTAGACTCAATCAGGCAGACGATTTCAAATGCTGTGAATGAATTAGCGTCCGTCTCCGAGCAGACCTCAGCAGCAGACGAGCAGGCAACTGCTTCAATAGCAGAAATTGCCGAGAACGTTAAAGAAATTTTCAACGAGACCAAGACAATAGACGAACTCTCGCACGAACTCAAGGACGCAGCAAGTTACTTCAAGTTATAA
- a CDS encoding DUF2828 family protein yields the protein MLEQLKNEANLTLTENFAVTYKSAGNECLDLFATIGALRNSEPEQIQLRFMRAFAENPDLALRTAFYARDIRQGLGERKVFRVILEWLAKNNPDSITENIALIPEYGRWDDLLCLLDTNCRNYALNLIKSNLESDSLISKWLPSINASSQQTRHYAHIIAKFLEMNSKQYRQLLTGLRAKLDLIENNLREKNYTFDYSKQPSKAMFKYRQAFIRNDGKRYNKFLEDVAQGKSSMNTGTLAPYEIILPFVRWKKDEISESERKAINTTWEALEDFTNGENALAVIDGSASMYRKDEIISPISVALSLGIYFAERSTGEFHNHFITFSENPQLVAIKGNDIYERVNYCKSFDEIANTNLQKVFELILNTAVKNNIPPEQMPARLYIISDMEFDSCTEDSSLTNFEYAKKIFSEHNYNLPQIIFWNADSRHLQQPVTFNEQGVCLVSGVSPRVFAMIKRVDLTPLKFMLDILNSERYVNICA from the coding sequence ATGCTCGAACAACTTAAGAACGAAGCAAATTTAACCCTTACAGAAAATTTCGCAGTTACATACAAATCTGCGGGTAATGAGTGTCTTGACCTTTTTGCGACTATAGGGGCATTGCGAAATTCAGAGCCTGAACAAATACAATTACGATTCATGCGTGCATTTGCAGAGAATCCCGACTTAGCATTACGAACAGCATTTTACGCGCGCGACATACGGCAGGGACTCGGAGAACGCAAAGTTTTTCGTGTGATTCTTGAATGGCTTGCAAAAAATAACCCCGACTCAATCACAGAAAATATCGCGTTGATTCCCGAATACGGCCGATGGGACGATTTATTGTGCCTGCTCGATACAAATTGCAGAAATTACGCGCTGAATCTAATAAAATCGAATTTAGAGAGCGACTCGTTAATTTCAAAGTGGCTGCCGTCAATAAATGCATCAAGCCAGCAAACAAGACATTATGCGCATATAATTGCAAAATTTTTAGAAATGAATTCCAAGCAGTACAGGCAATTATTAACGGGATTACGCGCAAAACTTGATTTAATCGAGAACAATTTACGCGAGAAAAATTACACGTTCGATTACTCAAAGCAGCCCTCAAAAGCTATGTTCAAATATCGTCAGGCTTTTATCAGGAATGACGGCAAACGCTATAATAAATTTCTCGAAGATGTTGCACAGGGTAAAAGCTCAATGAATACCGGAACTCTTGCGCCATACGAAATAATTTTACCTTTTGTTCGCTGGAAAAAGGACGAAATATCAGAATCAGAACGTAAAGCAATTAATACAACATGGGAAGCGCTCGAAGATTTTACGAACGGTGAAAACGCTTTAGCAGTTATAGACGGTTCCGCCTCAATGTATCGGAAAGACGAAATTATATCGCCGATTTCTGTTGCGCTATCACTGGGGATTTATTTTGCAGAACGCAGCACGGGAGAATTTCACAATCATTTCATAACTTTTTCAGAGAATCCCCAATTAGTTGCGATTAAGGGCAATGATATTTATGAGCGTGTAAATTATTGCAAGAGCTTCGACGAGATAGCTAATACGAATTTGCAGAAAGTTTTTGAGCTTATATTGAATACCGCCGTGAAAAATAATATTCCGCCCGAACAAATGCCCGCGAGACTTTATATAATTTCTGACATGGAATTTGACTCTTGCACGGAAGATTCGAGCCTGACAAATTTTGAGTACGCAAAGAAAATTTTTAGCGAACATAATTATAATTTGCCGCAGATAATTTTTTGGAACGCCGACAGCAGACATTTACAGCAGCCCGTAACATTCAATGAGCAGGGAGTTTGCCTCGTCAGCGGTGTATCGCCGAGAGTTTTTGCGATGATTAAAAGAGTTGATCTTACACCGTTAAAATTTATGCTCGATATTTTGAATAGTGAACGTTATGTAAATATTTGCGCGTAA